In Mus musculus strain C57BL/6J chromosome 9, GRCm38.p6 C57BL/6J, one genomic interval encodes:
- the Olfr917 gene encoding olfactory receptor 917 codes for MDSVNVSLVAEFILVGLTDKPYLQIPLFFVFLAMYLVTALGNLSLIILTVLNSYLHTPMYFFLFNLSFVDLCYSSVFTPQMLMNFIRKNTTSYMECMAQLYFSCFFVISECYVLTSMAYDRYVAICKPLLYNLVMSSKLCLNLMLVSYFIAFSESVAHTACMLRLTFCDANTINYYFCDIPPLLQLSCTTTRVNEVVIFVVGSINIIIPTSTIFVSYGFILSSIFRISSSEGRSKAFSTCSSHIIAAFLFFGSGAIRYFKPSSDGSMDEGKISSVFYTNVIPMINPLLYSLRNKDIKVALRRTLRKRNF; via the coding sequence ATGGACTCAGTAAATGTCTCTTTGGTGGCTGAATTCATTCTGGTGGGATTAACTGACAAGCCTTATCTTCAAATACCCctgttctttgtgtttctggCAATGTACCTGGTCACTGCATTGGGAAATTTATCTTTGATAATATTAACTGTGTTGAATTCTTACCTTCACACCCCTATGtacttttttctctttaacttGTCCTTTGTAGACCTTTGCTATTCTTCTGTGTTCACTCCACAAATGCTAATGAATTTCATAAGGAAGAATACAACTTCTTACATGGAATGTATGGCCCAACTctatttctcttgtttttttgttatttctgagTGTTATGTGTTGACTTCAATGGCCTAtgatcgctatgtggccatctgtaaaCCACTGTTGTATAATCTTGTCATGTCCTCTAAATTATGCTTGAACCTAATGCTTGTTTCCTACTTTATTGCATTTTCTGAGTCTGTAGCTCACACTGCTTGCATGCTTAGACTGACCTTCTGTGATGCCAACACCATCAACTACTACTTCTGTGATATTCCCCCTTTGCTTCAGCTCTCCTGTACGACCACACGTGTCAATGAGgttgtaatttttgttgttgggaGCATCAATATCATTATTCCTACTTCAACTATATTTGTCTCCTATGGTTTTATTCTCTCCAGTATCTTTCGCATCAGTTCTTCTGAAGGCAGGTCCAAAGCTTTCAGCACTTGTAGCTCACACATCATTGCTGCTTTTCTGTTCTTCGGCTCAGGTGCAATCAGGTATTTCAAACCCTCCTCAGATGGGTCTATGGATGAAGGAAAAATCTCTTCTGTCTTTTATACCAATGTGATTCCCATGATAAATCCTCTACTCTATAGCTTGAGGAACAAAGACATTAAAGTTGCCCTGAGGAGAACACTGAGGAAAAGGAACTTTTGA